A section of the [Limnothrix rosea] IAM M-220 genome encodes:
- a CDS encoding glutaredoxin family protein: MHHLIFYSKPGCHLCEGLQEKLTRIKNLSLQIEVRDITKNVEWFEKYQYEIPVLTIEKNGSEMTLPRFSPRASSEKIAQKLSMYLE; encoded by the coding sequence ATGCATCACTTGATTTTTTATAGCAAACCGGGTTGCCATCTCTGTGAAGGCTTACAGGAAAAATTAACTCGGATTAAAAACCTTTCATTGCAAATAGAAGTGCGTGACATTACAAAAAATGTCGAATGGTTTGAAAAATATCAATATGAAATTCCTGTTCTCACTATCGAAAAAAATGGGTCAGAGATGACATTACCAAGATTTTCTCCCCGTGCATCTTCCGAAAAAATTGCTCAGAAATTGAGTATGTACCTAGAGTAA
- a CDS encoding S8 family serine peptidase, with protein MAAPEVTPQQGLILQRGQAELLLHKLDDRLTVAFRDQDVDLLEIVPGLMYRPLSLVGKDFLMQEVIVPPEDLETVLAAARQSDEILFASHVYQLAYSIDSFVYLTNQITIQFAQNLSSHEHRGFGDRHNLKLIRPVLGLENTFIYELTKETTANPIKLANQLRALSGINVAEANVILPQESLSIELPTDTLFSEQWYLHEPNPDQPEQPQGIDAVGAWEYTKGDRSIVVAVMDDAVDLNHPDFQGQGKIVAPYDFGDNDFLPTPEHDQESHGTACAGLAVAEETGTGIVGVAPDCALMPLKTTGYLDDDSIESLFLWAVDKGADVISCSWNAAAVHFPLSLRQNAAIHYAATVGRDGKGCVVVFAAGNANRPLDGTIYERGWHNKMLYGPTAWLNGYATHPDAIAVSACTSQNQKAVYSNWGSEISVCAPSNNAPPAMWFAEHGYLPTAPEVQENLAGNGILSTDTMGELGYSAGHFTRDFGGTSSACPLVAGAAALVLSVNPMLSATEVKEILEHTADKIVDKSRDRQLGLQLGTYDALGHSRWFGYGKINARRAVEAAANRFVDVEEPEFVLEQTNDLELEIPDGTEEGITSLVAFVEQGRIRDISVTVEIEHEYLGDVEVHLRSPNGNVFLLQNRSLGSRDYLYKTYTPVNTPSLKQLMNLDITGEWTLWVLDLSPSDTGSLKKWSLQLKY; from the coding sequence ATGGCAGCACCAGAGGTAACGCCACAACAAGGTCTTATTTTACAACGGGGACAGGCAGAACTTTTATTGCACAAATTAGATGATCGTCTGACCGTTGCGTTTCGAGATCAAGATGTTGACCTACTCGAAATTGTTCCGGGTCTAATGTATCGTCCGTTGTCTCTTGTCGGCAAAGATTTTTTGATGCAGGAGGTGATTGTGCCGCCGGAGGATTTGGAAACGGTTTTGGCGGCGGCGCGACAGAGTGATGAGATTTTATTTGCCAGTCATGTCTACCAGCTTGCTTATTCGATTGATAGTTTTGTTTACCTCACAAATCAGATTACGATTCAGTTTGCTCAAAATTTATCTTCCCATGAGCATCGAGGTTTCGGCGATCGCCATAATTTAAAACTAATTCGTCCGGTATTGGGTTTAGAAAATACATTTATCTACGAGCTTACGAAGGAGACAACGGCAAATCCGATTAAATTAGCGAATCAATTACGGGCTTTATCGGGAATTAATGTGGCGGAAGCGAATGTTATTTTGCCTCAAGAATCCCTTAGCATCGAACTGCCAACAGATACTTTATTTTCGGAACAATGGTATCTCCACGAGCCAAATCCTGATCAGCCAGAGCAACCCCAAGGTATTGATGCGGTTGGGGCTTGGGAATATACGAAGGGCGATCGCTCCATTGTGGTGGCTGTGATGGACGATGCCGTTGACTTAAACCATCCCGATTTTCAGGGACAAGGAAAAATTGTTGCGCCCTACGATTTTGGTGATAACGATTTTTTGCCGACCCCAGAACATGATCAAGAGAGTCATGGGACGGCCTGCGCAGGTCTCGCCGTAGCTGAAGAAACAGGGACGGGGATTGTGGGTGTTGCCCCTGATTGCGCTTTAATGCCTCTCAAAACGACAGGTTACCTTGACGATGATTCCATTGAGTCGCTCTTTCTCTGGGCGGTAGATAAGGGAGCAGATGTGATTTCCTGTAGCTGGAACGCGGCGGCGGTTCATTTTCCGTTATCTCTTCGGCAAAATGCGGCAATTCATTATGCAGCAACGGTTGGACGAGACGGTAAAGGCTGTGTGGTCGTCTTTGCGGCGGGTAATGCTAATCGCCCCCTAGACGGCACAATTTATGAGCGGGGCTGGCATAACAAAATGCTTTATGGCCCCACTGCTTGGCTCAATGGTTACGCCACTCATCCCGATGCGATCGCCGTCAGTGCTTGTACTAGCCAAAATCAAAAAGCCGTTTATAGCAATTGGGGATCTGAAATTTCTGTTTGCGCGCCGAGTAATAATGCGCCGCCTGCGATGTGGTTTGCGGAACATGGCTATTTACCTACGGCTCCAGAAGTGCAGGAAAATCTTGCTGGCAATGGCATTCTAAGCACAGACACAATGGGTGAGCTGGGCTATAGTGCAGGCCACTTTACCCGTGACTTTGGGGGGACATCTAGTGCTTGTCCATTGGTGGCGGGGGCGGCTGCTCTGGTGTTATCCGTCAATCCCATGTTGTCGGCAACTGAGGTGAAAGAAATTCTGGAACATACGGCCGACAAAATTGTCGATAAATCCCGCGATCGCCAACTAGGTTTACAGCTAGGAACCTACGATGCCTTAGGGCATTCCCGCTGGTTTGGCTATGGCAAGATTAATGCCCGTCGTGCGGTAGAAGCGGCGGCAAATCGCTTTGTCGATGTAGAAGAACCCGAATTTGTTTTGGAACAAACAAACGATCTTGAGCTAGAAATTCCTGACGGCACAGAGGAAGGGATTACCAGCCTTGTGGCCTTTGTCGAACAGGGGCGCATTCGAGATATTTCCGTCACGGTTGAAATTGAACATGAATATCTCGGCGATGTGGAAGTTCATCTCCGTTCCCCGAATGGCAATGTTTTCTTATTGCAAAACCGCAGCCTCGGCAGCCGCGATTATCTCTATAAAACTTACACACCAGTTAATACTCCCAGCCTGAAACAGTTGATGAATCTCGACATCACAGGGGAATGGACATTGTGGGTGCTTGATCTCAGCCCTAGCGATACAGGCAGTCTCAAAAAGTGGTCTTTGCAATTGAAATATTAG